The window GTCATCGATTACGTCGCCGAACGCTACGGTCGCGATCGCGTGAGCCAGATCATTACCTATGGCCGTATGGCCGCGAAGGCTGTCGTGCGCGACGTAGGAAGGGTGCTGGGTCATCCATACGGTTTCGTGGACCGCATCGCCAAACTGATCCCGTTCGAAATCGGCATGACCCTGGAGAAGGCGCTCAAGCAGGCGCCCGAGCTGCGCCAGATGTACGACGAGGAAGAAGACGTACTCGCCATCATCGACATGGCGCGCGCACTGGAAGGGCTGGCGCGCAACGCCGGCAAGCACGCCGGCGGCGTGGTGATCGCGCCCTCACGATTGACGGATTTCACGCCGCTTTACTGCGAGCCGGGCGGCGGCAGCGTGGTCACGCAACTGGACAAGGACGATGTCGAGGCCATCGGTTTGGTCAAATTCGACTTTCTGGGTCTGCGCACCTTGACCATCATCGACCGCGCCGCTGCCAACATCAACGCGCGGGCGGGCGGCAAGGCAGCCTTAAAGATCGATACACTGCCGCTGGACGACATGGCGACATACGCCTTGCTCAAAAAGTGTCAGACCACCGCGGTATTTCAGCTCGAATCGCGCGGCATCAAGGAGTTGATCAAACGCCTGCAGCCGGACAGCTTCGAGGACATCATTGCGCTGGTAGCGCTGTTCCGTCCCGGTCCGCTGCAATCCGGCATGGTCGACGATTTCATCGACCGCAAGCATGGCCGCGCTAAAGTCAATTATCCGCATCCCGCGCTGAAGGCGATCCTGAAGCCTACCTACGGCGTGATTCTGTATCAGGAGCAGGTGATGCAGATCGCCCGCGAACTGGCTGGTTACACGCTCGGCGCGGCCGACCTGCTGCGTCGCGCGATGGGCAAGAAAAAAGCCTCGGAGATGGCCAAGCAACGCGAGATCTTCGTAACGGGCAGCGTGGGGCGTGGCGTCAAGACCGACACGGCGACGCACATTTTCGACCTGATGGAGAAGTTCGCGGGTTACGGTTTCAACAAGTCGCATTCCGCGGCGTATGCGCTGCTGTCCTACCAGACCGCCTGGCTGAAGGCGCATCATCCGGCCGCGTTCATGGCGGCCGTGCTGTCGGCGGACATGGACAACACCGACAAGGTCGTGAATCTGATCGAGGAATGCCGGACGCTGGGACTTCAGGTGGTTCCGCCGGACATCAACCGCTCCGTCTACGCGTTTACGGTGCAGGACGAAAAAACCATCCTCTATGGACTCGGTGCGATCAAGGGCGTCGGTCAGGGCGTGATCGAGGCGCTGCTCGCGCAGCGTAAAGAGGCGGGTTTCGAAAGCTTGAGCGCGCTATGCCGGCGCGCCGGTACACACAAGCTCAACCGGCGCGCGCTGGAGGCGCTGGCACGCGCGGGCAGCCTCGACGCCATCGGGCACAATCGCGCGACCCTGATTGCGCAGGTGCCCGATGCCCTGCGGCTCGCCGAACAGCACAGCCGGGACGCGAGCGCGGGGCAGGTGGATCTGTTCGGCGCGGCGGCGACACCGCGCGAAGCGTCGATCGAGTTGCCGGAATGGGATGACGATCAGCGTTTGAACGGCGAGAAGGAGACTCTGGGGCTTTATCTTACCGGGCACCCGATCAGCCGCTATGCAACGGAGCTTGCCAAGATCGCCAGACGGCGTATCGGCGAGGTGGTGTCCGAAAGCAGCTTCGAGGCGGATCCGGGCTACGGCCGACGCGAACGGCAAATCGTGGTGCTTGCCGGTCTGGTGGTAAGCGTCCGCACCCGGAACACGCAGTCCGGGCGCATGGCGTTCGTTACCCTGGACGATCGCAGCGGTCGCATTGAGGTCGGCGTGTTCACGGAAAATTATCGCCGCTACGCCAGCTTGCTGATCCCCGACAAGATCCTGAT of the Gammaproteobacteria bacterium genome contains:
- the dnaE gene encoding DNA polymerase III subunit alpha, which produces MTAEFVHLHLHTEYSLTDSLVRVAPLMDAVRDAAMPAVALTDYSNLFALVKFYRAAHARGIKPIIGVDTLIAGEGNAPASRLVLLCQSDTGYRNLTRLVTRAHLEGQAGGIPQLQRAWLAEASAGLIALSGGRYGDVGRALLAGESDAAQTYLAFWREYFPARFYLELSRTGRDDEDRYLAAAVELAITSGTPVVAANDVRFLKREEFDVHEARVCIREGRVLNDPRRPRRYSEQQYLRTPDEMAELFSDLPEALENSVEIARRCSLSLRFGQNVLPEFPTPAGMTADEYFATQAREGLTARLRTLPAGNDKARAAPYRERLESELKIILSMRYPGYFLIVADFIRWARENGVPVGPGRGSGAGSLVAYALGITDLDPIHYDLLFERFLNPERVSMPDFDIDFCMDGRDRVIDYVAERYGRDRVSQIITYGRMAAKAVVRDVGRVLGHPYGFVDRIAKLIPFEIGMTLEKALKQAPELRQMYDEEEDVLAIIDMARALEGLARNAGKHAGGVVIAPSRLTDFTPLYCEPGGGSVVTQLDKDDVEAIGLVKFDFLGLRTLTIIDRAAANINARAGGKAALKIDTLPLDDMATYALLKKCQTTAVFQLESRGIKELIKRLQPDSFEDIIALVALFRPGPLQSGMVDDFIDRKHGRAKVNYPHPALKAILKPTYGVILYQEQVMQIARELAGYTLGAADLLRRAMGKKKASEMAKQREIFVTGSVGRGVKTDTATHIFDLMEKFAGYGFNKSHSAAYALLSYQTAWLKAHHPAAFMAAVLSADMDNTDKVVNLIEECRTLGLQVVPPDINRSVYAFTVQDEKTILYGLGAIKGVGQGVIEALLAQRKEAGFESLSALCRRAGTHKLNRRALEALARAGSLDAIGHNRATLIAQVPDALRLAEQHSRDASAGQVDLFGAAATPREASIELPEWDDDQRLNGEKETLGLYLTGHPISRYATELAKIARRRIGEVVSESSFEADPGYGRRERQIVVLAGLVVSVRTRNTQSGRMAFVTLDDRSGRIEVGVFTENYRRYASLLIPDKILIVEGVLGFDEYRGQMRVRASLLMDIDAARARYARGLEIHLAPGQDGLSLIGELRDA